In Ursus arctos isolate Adak ecotype North America unplaced genomic scaffold, UrsArc2.0 scaffold_3, whole genome shotgun sequence, one DNA window encodes the following:
- the LOC113257804 gene encoding NPC1-like intracellular cholesterol transporter 1: MAQIKAKVAAMGVLQELRQDWGCRRAWVRDYLSSATDNPTASGLFAERLKALREKDNFGAVLFSSHVRKVNRFSKSRDRALLLTDRHLYKLDPGRQYRVMRAVPLEASCRRTLRDPGICWNVPECTKHVSGPDPSRWTGAESRVFTGSAPDGKRGHRPAPCPGPALDAVLDVPTQRLPRRPGERREAHIGRALGRVAPSMLLCSLSEAICFFLGALTPMPAVRTFALTSGFAVVLDFLLQVSAFVALLSLDSRRQEASRLDVCCCVGAPKLPPPDQSEGFLLQFFRKFYVPFLLHRLTRAVVLLLFMGLFGVGLYFMCHVSVGLDQELALPKDSYLLDYFSDLNRYFEVGAPVYFVTTGGYNFSSEAGMNAICSSAGCDSYSLTQKIQYATEFPDESYLAIPASSWVDDFIDWLTPSSCCRLYAFGAQKDEFCPSTVNSLACLKNCVSFTLGPIRPTDEQFHKYLPWFLSDPPNIKCPKGGLAAYNTSVHLGSNGEVLASRFMAYHKPLRNSQDYTEALRASRELAANITAHLRQVPGTDPAFEVFPYTITNVFYEQYLNVVPEGLFMLAICLLPTFIVCCLLLGMDLRSGLLNLFSIVMILVDTVGFMALWGISYNAVSLINLVTAVGISVEFVSHITRAFAVSTRPTRLERAKEATVFMGSAVFAGVAMTNLPGILVLGLAKAQLIQIFFFRLNLLITVLGLLHGLVFLPVVLSYVGPDVNAALVLEQKQMEEAAKPSMASCPSHPGPTSKASSTYVNHGFEQPAESGLDSSLPRSGHKF; the protein is encoded by the exons ATGGCCCAGATCAAGGCCAAAGTGGCGGCCATGGGGGTCCTGCAGGAGCTACGGCAGGACTGGGGCTGCCGGCGGGCCTGGGTCAGGGACTACCTGTCCTCT GCCACGGACAACCCCACAGCCTCGGGCCTGTTTGCCGAACGACTAAAGGCACTCCGTGAGAAGGATAACTTTGGGGCGGTGCTGTTCTCCAGCCACGTCCGGAAG GTGAACCGCTTCAGCAAGAGCCGGGACCGGGCACTCCTTCTCACTGACCGGCACCTCTACAAACTGGACCCCGGCCGGCAGTACCGGGTGATGCGGGCCGTGCCCCTGGAAGCG TCCTGTCGGCGGACATTGCGGGACCCAGGGATATGTTGGAATGTTCCGGAATGCACCAAGCATGTCTCTGGGCCAGACCCCTCGAGGTGGACgggggcagagagcagagtgTTCACGGGATCTGCTCCTGATGGGAAGCGTGGGCACCGGCCAGCTCCCTGCCCAGGGCCGGCTCTGGATGCTGTCCTTGATGTCCCCACGCAGAGGCTGCCTCGGAGGCCCGGAGAGCGGCGAGAGGCCCACATCGGCCGTGCGCTGGGCAGAGTGGCCCCCAGCATGCTGCTCTGCAGCCTGTCTGAGGCCATCTGCTTCTTTCTAG GGGCCCTGACCCCCATGCCAGCTGTGAGAACCTTTGCTCTGACCTCCGGCTTTGCGGTCGTCCTCGACTTCCTGCTCCAGGTGTCCGCCTTCGTGGCCCTGCTTTCTCTGgacagcaggaggcaggag GCCTCCCGGTTGGATGTCTGCTGCTGCGTTGGTGCCCCGAAGCTGCCCCCACCTGACCAAAGCGAGGGGTTCCTGCTCCAATTCTTCCGCAAGTTCTACGTCCCATTCCTGCTGCACCGGCTCACGCGCGCGGTTGTG CTGCTGCTGTTCATGGGCCTGTTTGGAGTGGGGCTCTATTTCATGTGCCACGTCAGCGTGGGACTGGATCAGGAGCTGGCTCTGCCCAAG GACTCATACCTGCTGGACTATTTCTCCGACCTGAACCGCTACTTCGAGGTGGGGGCCCCTGTCTACTTTGTCACCACGGGGGGCTACAACTTCTCCAGCGAGGCGGGCATGAACGCCATCTGCTCCAGCGCAGGATGCGACAGCTACTCCTTGACCCAGAAGATACAGTACGCCACCGAGTTCCCCGACGA GTCTTACCTGGCCATCCCCGCCTCCTCCTGGGTGGACGACTTCATTGATTGGCTGACCCCGTCCTCCTGCTGCCGCCTTTATGCCTTTGGCGCTCAGAAAGACGAGTTCTGCCCCTCGACTGTCA ACTCCCTGGCCTGCTTGAAGAACTGTGTGAGCTTCACGTTGGGCCCCATCCGGCCCACAGACGAGCAGTTCCACAAGTACCTTCCCTGGTTCCTCAGTGACCCGCCCAACATCAAATGTCCCAAAGG GGGACTGGCAGCGTATAACACCTCTGTGCATTTGGGATCCAATGGCGAAGTTTTAG CCTCGCGGTTCATGGCCTACCACAAGCCGCTGCGGAACTCGCAGGATTACACGGAGGCTCTGCGGGCGTCGCGCGAGCTGGCGGCCAACATCACCGCCCACCTGCGGCAGGTGCCGGGCACCGACCCGGCCTTCGAGGTCTTCCCCTACAC GATCACCAACGTGTTCTACGAGCAGTACCTGAACGTGGTCCCCGAGGGCCTCTTCATGCTGGCCATCTGTCTGCTGCCCACCTTCATCGTCTGCTGCCTGCTGCTGGGCATGGACCTGCGCTCGGGCCTCCTCAACCTGTTCTCCATCGTCATGATCCTCGTGGACACCGTGGGCTTCATGGCCTTGTGGGGCATCAGTTACAACGCCGTGTCCCTCATCAACCTGGTCACG GCGGTGGGCATCTCCGTGGAGTTCGTGTCCCACATCACCCGCGCCTTTGCGGTCAGCACCCGGCCCACCCGGCTGGAGAGGGCCAAGGAGGCCACCGTCTTCATGGGCAGCGCG GTGTTCGCTGGCGTGGCCATGACCAACCTGCCCGGCATCCTTGTTCTGGGCCTGGCCAAGGCGCAGCTCATCCAGATCTTCTTCTTCCGCCTCAACCTCCTCATCACCGTGCTGGGCCTGCTGCACGGCCTGGTCTTCctgccagtggttctcagctaCGTGG GGCCTGATGTCAACGCAGCTCTAGTGCTGGAGCAGAAGCAGATGGAAGAGGCCGCCAAGCCCAGCATGGCCTCCTGCCCTAGCCACCCGGGCCCGACATCCAAGGCCAGCAGCACCTATGTCAACCACGGCTTCGAACAGCCCGCCGAGAGTGGCCTTGACAGTTCTCTGCCCCGCAGTGGACACAAGTTTTGA